One Plasmodium berghei ANKA genome assembly, chromosome: 13 genomic region harbors:
- a CDS encoding fam-b protein, translating to MRVSILKCVLFSIVICSFEYAQNELYFVNDRGIYLERNVINFRNNRTLADSDNQFDLYDFYQSTLSLASQLGDCVEGNKEIAHLRNIIDSHIKKHKGSSTSLDLKNVDSKTKKKINELRKELEEVKKELDNKRNDELAIQPIENKKIIKKDGNSSVSEHENFKQLENNKNNKIASSNCHMKSKLNKKIKKQLIKVILSYLIFVAVGVSAPITGVFSLFILLIPSGFSMFFFFCRLIESSSKLKKY from the exons ATGAGAGTCAGTATTTTAAAATGCGTTCTTTTTTCAATTGTTATTTGTTCTTTTGAATATGCCCAAAAT GAATTATACTTTGTAAACGATAGAGGGATATACCTTGAAAGGAATGTAATAAACTTTAGAAATAATAGGACATTAGCAGATTCAGATAACCAATTTGatttatatgatttttatCAATCAACTTTGAGTCTTGCAAGTCAACTTGGTGATTGTGTTGAAGGTAACAAAGAAATAGCACACCTTCGAAATATTATAGATTCACATATAAAGAAGCATAAAGGAAGTAGCACATCActtgatttaaaaaatgtagatagtaagacaaaaaaaaaaattaatgaacTTCGAAAAGAATTAGAAGAAGTAAAAAAAGAGCTTGATAATAAAAGGAATGATGAATTAGCAATACAACCAATagagaataaaaaaataataaaaaaagatggAAATAGTTCTGTATCAGAACATGAAAACTTTAAACAattggaaaataataaaaataataaaattgcaTCAAGTAATTGTCATATGAAATCAaaattgaataaaaaaattaaaaaacaattaatCAAAGTCATCCTGTCGTATTTGATATTTGTAGCAGTTGGTGTTTCGGCACCAATAACAGGGGTTTTTAGCTTATTTATACTACTCATACCGTCTGGATTTtccatgttttttttcttttgtaGACTTATTGAATCTTCCtctaaattaaaaaaatattaa